The following DNA comes from Fusobacteriaceae bacterium.
ATGTCCTTGCTGATTCGGTCGGAAAGCCCCGTTTTCGCCGGCATTTCATAGCCTGTCTGCCAGGCGTTGACAATGGGCTTGCCGTCCACATAGCGCCAAATTAAATCCGAAAGCGAACCCAATTTCAGCGTCGCTCGGGCGTTGGTTATGACGGATTGCACCTTCAGCCTGTTGCGGACATGTATTGCTCCTTGTTACTCTACTTTAATCTTCCCGCTCAAAATCCCCATAGTCCTGTCCAAATCCCGCAATGTCTTGTGCTTGAAGCAGGGGACGCCTAGGTTTTGCGCCAGGGT
Coding sequences within:
- a CDS encoding DNA-3-methyladenine glycosylase I encodes the protein MHVRNRLKVQSVITNARATLKLGSLSDLIWRYVDGKPIVNAWQTGYEMPAKTGLSDRISKDMKKLGFKFVGSTIIYSFLQAVGVVNDHIVDCAFRGELR